From a single Rutidosis leptorrhynchoides isolate AG116_Rl617_1_P2 chromosome 5, CSIRO_AGI_Rlap_v1, whole genome shotgun sequence genomic region:
- the LOC139849699 gene encoding uncharacterized protein, with protein sequence MKLKNKNKKKDKKKKAIFDSRDWTEMLPEILDIIAKKHNLYYEDYMSFAGVCKSWCSATVRAGNKDRYPNGLPSRFRCLFLKDRKQGYNHKRYYLQTRLSLFHNREKKEDDDLQLFCPLNKNIRKIRLPEGRGSLYISSGGRLLTIGHDNVPKLINPFSSEIIYLPNICTFPEFGYTSYRDDIPFRKVVLVESSSLVVVLLWGCLVNLKFCRYKDEKWTSIGNSQNKMLLDITYHKGRIYSISYCRR encoded by the coding sequence ATGAAAttaaagaataagaataagaagaaGGATAAGAAGAAGAAAGCAATTTTCGATTCAAGGGACTGGACTGAGATGCTCCCTGAAATACTTGATATCATAGCCAAGAAGCATAATTTGTATTATGAAGATTACATGTCTTTCGCCGGAGTATGTAAATCGTGGTGTTCAGCTACCGTCCGGGCTGGTAACAAGGACCGCTACCCGAATGGTCTTCCTTCACGTTTTCGTTGTCTATTTCTTAAAGACAGAAAACAGGGTTATAATCATAAAAGGTACTACTTGCAGACTAGACTCTCTCTATTTCATAATAGAGAGAAAAAAGAGGATGATGATCTACAATTGTTTTGTCCCTTAAACAAGAACATCCGTAAGATAAGGCTACCTGAAGGACGTGGTAGTTTATACATTTCTTCTGGTGGGCGGCTCTTAACTATCGGACACGATAATGTTCCAAAACTCATCAATCCTTTTTCAAGTGAAATTATCTATCTTCCAAACATATGCACTTTTCCAGAATTTGGATACACTTCATATAGGGATGATATACCGTTTAGGAAGGTAGTCCTTGTTGAATCATCAtcgttggtggtggtactgttatGGGGATGTTTGGTGAACTTAAAGTTTTGTCGGTATAAAGATGAAAAGTGGACATCTATCGGTAATAGTCAGAATAAAATGTTACTAGATATCACTTATCACAAGGGTCGTATTTACAGTATTAGTTATTGTAGACGCtga